Proteins found in one Candidatus Binataceae bacterium genomic segment:
- a CDS encoding SDR family oxidoreductase, which produces MRRLENKVAVITGASSGMGRATAIRFSQEGASVVVADLNVEGGEAVVRECKENGGNAVFQKADVSAEDNVKAMIDRAVKEFGRLDITYNNAGLGGAIGPIENISVEDWDKTFAILVRGVFLGIKHSIPVMRKQGGGSIISTASLAGLQGYDGIHAYSGAKAAVVNITRSAAIQLGPDKIRVNCICPGGINTPILYGTTPGGEKIMEQVLANLQPIKRAGSPFDIANMALFLASDESEWITGTAMVVDGGGIAGESIRLAQNTNTNALPPSGFAGPSFQR; this is translated from the coding sequence ATGCGCAGACTTGAAAACAAAGTGGCCGTGATAACGGGAGCTTCCAGCGGGATGGGTCGTGCCACTGCGATCCGTTTCTCGCAGGAAGGTGCGTCTGTCGTGGTGGCCGACCTCAACGTCGAGGGCGGCGAGGCCGTGGTCCGCGAATGCAAGGAGAACGGCGGCAACGCAGTCTTTCAGAAGGCCGACGTCAGCGCCGAGGATAACGTCAAGGCGATGATCGATCGCGCGGTCAAGGAGTTCGGCCGTCTCGATATCACCTACAACAACGCCGGCCTGGGCGGCGCTATCGGACCTATCGAAAACATCTCGGTCGAGGATTGGGACAAGACTTTCGCGATCCTGGTGCGCGGCGTCTTCCTCGGCATCAAGCATTCGATTCCCGTGATGCGCAAGCAGGGCGGCGGCTCGATCATCTCGACCGCGTCATTGGCCGGCCTGCAGGGCTACGACGGCATCCACGCCTACTCGGGTGCCAAGGCCGCTGTGGTGAATATCACGCGCTCGGCCGCGATCCAGCTCGGGCCCGACAAGATTCGCGTCAACTGTATCTGCCCGGGCGGAATCAATACGCCGATTCTTTATGGCACGACGCCGGGCGGTGAAAAAATCATGGAGCAGGTGCTCGCGAATCTGCAGCCGATCAAGCGCGCCGGCAGTCCGTTCGATATCGCGAACATGGCGCTGTTCCTCGCCTCCGACGAATCTGAATGGATCACCGGCACTGCGATGGTCGTCGATGGCGGCGGGATCGCGGGTGAGTCGATCCGGCTCGCGCAGAACACGAATACCAACGCGCTGCCACCGAGTGGATTCGCGGGCCCCTCCTTTCAACGCTGA
- a CDS encoding haloalkane dehalogenase yields MKILRTPDERFTNLPSFSFEPHYVEVADGDGARPRIAYIDEGPTDAAPILLMHGEPSWSYLYRNIVSLLAARGHRVLAPDLVGFGRSDKPADLADYTYERHVRWIRDWLTAVKLDHITLFCQDWGGLIGLRLVAADPGRFARVCAANTGLPVGQGFSDGFERWLAFSQSTPAFPVGDIVSMGTRRGLSAAERAAYDAPFPDESYKAGARCFPTLVPVTPQHASVAENIAAWKVLESFSQPFLTAFSDSDPITKGGDALFQQRIPGARNQPHVTIADAGHFLQEDKPQEISDLLDAFIARTR; encoded by the coding sequence ATGAAAATCCTGCGTACACCCGACGAACGGTTCACAAACCTGCCGAGTTTCTCGTTCGAACCTCACTACGTCGAAGTTGCAGATGGCGACGGAGCGCGCCCGCGCATTGCCTACATCGACGAAGGTCCCACCGATGCCGCCCCGATTCTACTCATGCATGGCGAGCCGTCGTGGTCGTATCTCTACCGGAACATCGTGAGCTTGCTCGCGGCGCGAGGGCATCGCGTGCTCGCGCCAGACCTCGTCGGTTTTGGCCGATCCGACAAGCCTGCTGACCTCGCCGATTATACTTACGAGCGTCACGTGCGATGGATTCGCGACTGGCTCACGGCAGTGAAGCTCGACCATATCACTCTGTTCTGCCAGGACTGGGGCGGACTGATTGGGCTGCGCCTCGTGGCCGCCGATCCCGGCCGCTTCGCGCGCGTGTGCGCGGCGAATACGGGATTGCCAGTCGGACAAGGGTTCTCCGACGGCTTCGAGCGCTGGCTAGCATTCAGTCAGAGCACGCCTGCATTTCCGGTCGGAGACATTGTCAGCATGGGCACGCGGCGCGGCTTGAGCGCGGCCGAGCGGGCCGCTTACGACGCGCCATTTCCGGACGAAAGTTACAAAGCAGGTGCGCGATGTTTTCCGACTCTCGTTCCAGTGACGCCACAGCACGCTTCAGTCGCTGAGAATATCGCAGCGTGGAAAGTACTCGAATCATTCAGCCAGCCGTTCCTGACCGCATTCAGTGATTCAGATCCGATCACGAAGGGCGGCGACGCGCTCTTCCAGCAGCGCATCCCGGGCGCCCGCAATCAACCGCATGTGACTATTGCCGACGCGGGACACTTCCTGCAGGAAGACAAACCCCAGGAGATCTCAGACCTGCTCGACGCGTTCATCGCGCGTACGCGCTAG
- a CDS encoding efflux RND transporter permease subunit, with translation MPSFSLRNPYVIIVGALIISLLGVTAFTRMPVDVFPNLKIPAVVVATFYPGMPPLDIERDITTRYERFFTLGSSIEHIESRSLPGISIITVYFQPGTDVDSSAAQLATLAMADLGVLPPGTLPPLVLKYDASSLPVLLVTVSGSGFTQTQLEDAARYTVRTQMATVRGASVPLPFGGKFRQIMAYVDRKALQVRGLTLNDVVSALNDSNLILPAGDAQIGSTDYFVYSNSMAPDIAALGQVPVKIGAGQAPVVMNDVAKVQDASQIQYNVVLIDGQPSVYVPVLKQPGANTISVVEGVRDILPNIVGIPSGMKLKGIFDQSSYIRDAVSSLEHEAVSGSVLASLMILIFLGSFRSTVAIFLSIPLSILAGAFGLFIGGQTINIMTLGGFALAIGRLVDDSVVVLENINRHLAAGVEPQVAARQGAEEVALPVLASTITTVIVFFPVMFLFGVAKYMFSALALAVVLSMLASYVVAMSVIPIFCARFLTAEDARAMEGGHETDARDAAAESADWPESKRGFFAAFNRAYEKLALRYERALQSALEHKLAVIGVLSTIFVLSMLMFPRLGTQLFPDTDAGKFSINLHAPLGSRIAVTESLTRKLEQAIRDVIPASELDTIVSNIGLEPNLSAIYSSNSGQDTAQVLVSLKANHRRPTNEYMNKLRDELPTRVPEIHAFFSSGSIIDAVLNFGSPAPINVQISGQDYPSIFAFARKLEDTIRGLPKVAATYIPEESGYPTLDVKVDRLKAGRLGLTQRDVITNVITALTSNQMIKPSIWIDPKSGNDYYLTAQYPESDIESIESLQNIPVRSYSGAEGHANSLLLRDVATIVPERHAAQADHYNVQRVVNLLVAPRGGDWGGTQDSIKQALSKIPVPPGIRVNYRGSVAAMEKSFASFGFGLYMAVALLYLVMVAQFRSFLDPLIIMFAVPMGLIGVVWTLYLTGTTLNIESFMGIIVMVGIVVSNSILLVDFANQRRTQGHELRRAVVESARIRLRPILMTALATIVGLLPIALKIGEGSEASAPLARAAAGGLAVSTLLTLFLVPAVYELFYSRREVR, from the coding sequence GTGCCAAGTTTCTCTTTGCGCAATCCCTACGTAATCATCGTCGGGGCGCTGATTATCTCGTTGCTCGGCGTGACCGCTTTCACGCGGATGCCGGTTGACGTTTTTCCGAATCTCAAGATTCCCGCCGTCGTCGTGGCGACGTTCTATCCCGGGATGCCGCCGCTCGACATCGAGCGCGACATCACCACCCGCTACGAGCGCTTCTTCACCCTCGGCAGCAGCATCGAGCATATCGAATCGCGCTCGCTGCCCGGCATCAGCATCATCACGGTTTATTTTCAGCCCGGCACCGACGTCGATTCGTCGGCGGCGCAGCTCGCGACGCTGGCGATGGCGGATCTCGGCGTGCTACCGCCGGGAACATTGCCCCCGCTGGTGCTGAAGTACGATGCGTCGTCCCTGCCGGTTCTGCTCGTGACCGTTAGTGGCTCGGGCTTCACGCAAACCCAACTCGAGGATGCCGCGCGCTACACGGTGCGCACGCAGATGGCTACGGTCAGAGGCGCCTCTGTACCGCTGCCCTTCGGCGGCAAGTTCCGGCAGATCATGGCCTACGTCGATCGCAAGGCGTTGCAGGTTCGCGGCCTGACCCTCAATGACGTAGTCTCCGCGCTCAACGATTCGAATCTGATCCTGCCCGCAGGCGACGCGCAGATCGGCTCGACCGACTACTTCGTTTATTCGAACAGCATGGCGCCGGACATCGCCGCCCTCGGCCAGGTGCCGGTTAAGATCGGCGCGGGCCAGGCGCCCGTAGTCATGAACGACGTCGCGAAGGTCCAGGACGCGTCGCAGATTCAATACAACGTGGTGTTGATCGACGGTCAGCCCTCGGTTTACGTCCCGGTGCTCAAGCAACCGGGCGCAAACACGATCTCGGTGGTCGAAGGCGTGAGGGACATCCTACCCAACATCGTGGGAATCCCGAGCGGGATGAAGCTCAAGGGTATCTTCGATCAGTCGAGTTACATCCGTGACGCCGTCAGCAGCCTCGAGCATGAAGCGGTTTCGGGTTCGGTGCTTGCGTCGTTGATGATCCTGATTTTTCTCGGCAGTTTCCGTTCGACGGTGGCGATTTTCCTGTCGATACCGCTTTCGATTCTGGCGGGCGCGTTCGGACTCTTTATTGGCGGCCAGACGATCAACATCATGACACTTGGCGGATTCGCGCTCGCGATCGGGCGCCTGGTCGATGACTCCGTCGTCGTGCTCGAAAATATCAATCGGCACCTCGCCGCCGGCGTGGAGCCGCAGGTCGCTGCGCGCCAGGGGGCCGAGGAAGTCGCGCTGCCCGTGCTGGCCTCAACGATCACGACTGTGATCGTCTTCTTCCCGGTGATGTTTCTGTTCGGTGTCGCGAAGTACATGTTCTCCGCGCTGGCGCTGGCGGTCGTGCTGTCGATGCTTGCGTCGTATGTAGTCGCGATGTCGGTAATCCCGATCTTCTGCGCCCGCTTTCTAACCGCCGAGGATGCCCGCGCAATGGAAGGCGGGCACGAAACCGACGCGCGCGACGCGGCGGCGGAGAGCGCGGACTGGCCCGAGAGCAAGCGTGGGTTCTTCGCCGCGTTCAACCGCGCCTACGAGAAGCTGGCACTGCGCTACGAGCGGGCGTTACAGTCGGCCCTGGAGCACAAGCTCGCCGTGATCGGGGTGCTGTCGACTATCTTCGTGCTGAGCATGCTGATGTTTCCGCGGCTGGGCACGCAACTCTTTCCCGACACCGACGCAGGAAAATTCTCTATCAATCTGCACGCTCCCCTGGGCTCGCGCATCGCCGTGACCGAGTCGCTCACGCGCAAGCTCGAACAGGCGATCCGCGATGTCATCCCGGCGAGTGAGCTCGATACTATCGTCTCGAATATTGGGTTGGAGCCGAACCTCTCCGCGATCTATTCGAGCAACTCAGGCCAGGATACTGCCCAGGTACTTGTCAGCCTCAAGGCCAACCACCGGCGTCCTACCAACGAATATATGAATAAGCTCAGGGATGAATTGCCGACGCGCGTCCCGGAGATTCATGCTTTCTTCTCGTCCGGCAGTATTATCGACGCGGTGCTGAACTTCGGCTCGCCCGCGCCGATCAATGTGCAGATAAGCGGACAGGACTATCCGAGCATCTTCGCCTTCGCGCGAAAGCTCGAGGATACGATTCGCGGTCTGCCGAAAGTCGCAGCGACCTATATACCTGAAGAATCAGGTTACCCGACGCTCGACGTGAAAGTGGATCGCCTGAAGGCGGGCCGGCTCGGGCTAACGCAGCGCGACGTGATCACGAATGTGATCACCGCGTTGACGTCGAACCAGATGATCAAGCCGTCGATATGGATCGATCCCAAGTCCGGAAATGACTATTACCTCACCGCGCAATATCCCGAATCGGATATCGAATCGATCGAATCGTTGCAGAATATACCCGTGCGTAGCTATAGCGGCGCCGAGGGCCATGCAAACTCACTGCTGCTGCGCGACGTGGCGACAATCGTTCCCGAGCGTCACGCAGCGCAGGCCGATCATTACAACGTGCAGCGTGTAGTCAATTTGCTGGTCGCGCCGCGCGGCGGAGATTGGGGCGGCACCCAGGATTCGATCAAACAGGCACTGTCGAAAATTCCTGTGCCGCCTGGAATCCGCGTTAACTATCGCGGATCGGTGGCAGCGATGGAAAAGTCCTTCGCCAGCTTTGGCTTCGGTCTTTATATGGCGGTGGCGTTGCTTTACCTGGTAATGGTCGCGCAGTTCCGATCGTTCCTCGATCCGCTGATTATCATGTTCGCCGTTCCGATGGGCCTGATCGGCGTGGTATGGACCCTTTACCTCACCGGAACGACATTAAATATAGAATCGTTCATGGGAATCATCGTGATGGTTGGGATCGTCGTGTCGAACTCGATTCTGCTCGTCGATTTCGCCAATCAACGGCGCACGCAGGGTCACGAACTGCGGCGCGCCGTGGTGGAATCAGCGCGCATCCGCCTGCGGCCAATCCTGATGACAGCGCTCGCGACGATCGTCGGCCTGCTGCCGATCGCGCTCAAGATTGGCGAGGGTTCGGAGGCCTCGGCGCCTCTCGCGCGCGCCGCCGCGGGCGGTCTGGCGGTATCGACGCTCTTGACCCTGTTCCTTGTGCCAGCGGTTTACGAGCTTTTCTACTCGCGCCGGGAGGTGAGGTAA
- a CDS encoding efflux RND transporter periplasmic adaptor subunit yields the protein MKRLVLVVVLLLLCATLTSCSGEPAPAATDDHIPTITVIHPQRGDAVLSINLPGDLVGFYEAALHAKVTGYLSHVYVDKGDWVKKGQVLADIEVPELNQNLDRARANLDMQRLTYERLKRVRDTDQRLVAQEDVDIAASKWQQAKAESGALETLVNYTKIIAPFDGVITGRFADPGALIRAGGGDIGLDATAADVSSGATEGAGGHRSGGGPILTLADIDKLRTYVYVPEQETPLIRRGMPAKLTFKEFPGRTFEGQVTRYATSLDLSTRTMLTEIDIDNPTRRLYPRMYATVTLELEQHPNALELPAGAVDQSRAEPIVLTVRDGVLTRVPVQTGIENGRSIEITSGLSTGDEVVATYSPGLSEGQRVRPVALAAQLQDGRVPAASSD from the coding sequence GTGAAGCGCCTCGTACTTGTTGTTGTTCTTCTCTTGCTTTGCGCCACGCTTACATCCTGCTCGGGGGAGCCTGCGCCGGCAGCAACTGACGATCACATTCCAACGATAACCGTAATCCATCCCCAACGCGGCGACGCTGTACTGAGTATCAATCTTCCCGGCGATCTCGTCGGATTCTATGAAGCTGCGCTGCACGCAAAAGTCACTGGCTATCTCAGTCACGTTTATGTTGACAAAGGCGACTGGGTTAAGAAGGGACAGGTCCTCGCCGACATCGAAGTCCCGGAGCTCAATCAGAACCTCGACCGGGCTCGCGCCAATCTCGACATGCAACGCCTTACCTATGAACGGCTCAAGCGAGTTCGCGACACCGACCAACGGCTGGTCGCGCAGGAAGACGTCGATATCGCAGCGAGCAAATGGCAGCAGGCCAAGGCCGAGTCCGGGGCGCTCGAAACGCTGGTGAACTACACCAAAATCATCGCCCCGTTCGACGGGGTTATCACCGGACGCTTCGCCGATCCGGGCGCTTTGATCAGGGCCGGTGGTGGCGATATCGGTCTCGACGCCACGGCGGCCGATGTAAGCTCGGGCGCGACCGAAGGCGCGGGCGGTCATCGCAGCGGCGGCGGTCCGATTCTCACTCTGGCCGACATCGATAAACTGCGCACCTACGTTTATGTGCCCGAGCAGGAGACCCCGCTGATTCGCCGCGGGATGCCAGCCAAGCTGACCTTCAAGGAGTTTCCGGGGCGCACATTCGAAGGACAGGTAACGCGTTACGCGACATCGCTCGACCTTTCGACGCGTACGATGTTGACCGAAATCGACATTGACAACCCGACCCGACGGCTCTATCCGCGGATGTATGCGACGGTGACGCTCGAACTGGAGCAGCATCCCAATGCGCTCGAATTGCCGGCCGGCGCGGTCGATCAATCGCGGGCCGAACCGATCGTGTTGACGGTACGCGACGGCGTCCTGACGCGGGTCCCGGTGCAGACGGGAATCGAAAACGGCCGCTCGATCGAGATCACTTCGGGCCTTAGCACCGGCGACGAAGTCGTCGCGACTTACAGCCCTGGCCTGAGTGAAGGCCAGCGCGTGCGTCCGGTCGCGTTGGCTGCGCAGCTGCAGGATGGGCGCGTCCCTGCCGCCTCTTCCGACTGA
- a CDS encoding TolC family protein, whose amino-acid sequence MNGCKSMLRLTAAALGGAMLTCATLYAADAPIVPGSELSLAQAIQIALKYHPRHLEAESQTGSASEQVGVANANLLPQVLGASEYLGATHNAIGNASFLAFDGLPRITGTNHGAPNGVAQGFVPDNNYIAGISVSQYLYDFGRTRGLIDQRKAELAGARARQRVTDLELAFEVAKAYYGLLAAAENVKVYQVATDQRQEHLHEAEVYARSDLRPQLDVYLTRADLGRAQLELVRAHNGADDAKVALDNAMGLSDLAPAYHLQDQMGSAQISVGLQQLLDSAFRQRPDLVMLRSEAQAAGARITQARSDYFPSAFATGAYSAIGTGTPAVNNYDLGIVLTWPLFNGFATEHEVAAAKYDQRAVQHAIDDLEQKVILQVKSSYLDWRASVEAIERAHETQEAAEVALHLAEERYRTGLGNIVELEDAQRQSTEASAAYVESLYGFAVAKAAVDYVTGAAP is encoded by the coding sequence ATGAATGGTTGCAAATCTATGCTGCGCCTCACTGCAGCCGCGCTCGGCGGAGCGATGCTGACCTGCGCAACTCTTTACGCGGCAGACGCGCCCATCGTGCCCGGCTCCGAACTCTCACTGGCGCAGGCGATCCAGATCGCTCTCAAGTATCATCCGCGACACCTGGAGGCCGAGTCTCAAACCGGTTCGGCGTCTGAGCAGGTCGGCGTCGCAAACGCCAACCTGCTGCCGCAGGTGCTCGGCGCAAGTGAGTATCTCGGCGCTACTCACAACGCGATCGGCAACGCGAGCTTTCTCGCCTTCGACGGGTTGCCGCGAATTACCGGAACCAACCATGGCGCTCCAAACGGAGTGGCACAGGGCTTCGTGCCGGATAATAACTACATCGCCGGAATCTCAGTATCGCAGTATCTCTATGATTTCGGGCGTACCCGCGGGCTAATCGATCAGCGCAAAGCCGAGCTTGCTGGGGCGCGCGCTCGACAGCGCGTCACCGATCTGGAGCTCGCCTTCGAAGTTGCAAAAGCGTATTACGGCCTGCTGGCCGCGGCGGAGAATGTAAAGGTCTATCAAGTGGCTACTGATCAGCGTCAGGAGCATCTCCATGAGGCTGAAGTCTATGCGCGATCTGATCTGCGGCCACAACTCGACGTTTACCTGACCCGCGCCGACCTTGGGCGGGCACAACTTGAGCTGGTGCGCGCGCACAATGGCGCCGACGACGCCAAGGTCGCGCTCGACAATGCGATGGGTCTCAGCGACCTGGCGCCTGCCTATCATCTTCAGGATCAGATGGGCTCCGCGCAAATCTCAGTCGGGCTCCAGCAACTGCTCGATTCCGCATTTCGTCAGCGTCCCGACCTGGTGATGCTGCGATCGGAGGCGCAAGCGGCGGGGGCCAGAATCACGCAGGCGCGCAGCGATTATTTTCCAAGTGCGTTCGCGACCGGCGCCTACTCGGCTATAGGCACCGGCACGCCCGCGGTTAACAACTACGATCTCGGAATCGTGCTGACCTGGCCGCTGTTCAACGGTTTCGCGACCGAGCATGAGGTTGCGGCGGCGAAATACGATCAGCGCGCGGTCCAGCATGCGATCGACGATCTCGAACAGAAAGTAATCCTGCAGGTAAAAAGCTCATATCTCGACTGGCGTGCCTCAGTCGAGGCAATCGAGCGGGCGCATGAGACGCAGGAAGCGGCAGAGGTTGCGCTTCATCTCGCCGAAGAACGTTATCGCACTGGTCTTGGCAATATCGTTGAGCTCGAAGACGCGCAGCGTCAATCTACCGAGGCGTCAGCCGCATATGTAGAGTCGCTCTACGGTTTCGCGGTCGCGAAAGCCGCCGTCGATTATGTAACCGGCGCGGCACCCTAG